The following are encoded together in the Triticum dicoccoides isolate Atlit2015 ecotype Zavitan chromosome 6B, WEW_v2.0, whole genome shotgun sequence genome:
- the LOC119323833 gene encoding L10-interacting MYB domain-containing protein-like, with the protein MSSSMTAEWDEENTRIVTYLMVTQVRAGNRPNKILTPSAFEEVALQFKVRTGLDYTSNQMKNIWDKLKADYALFKKLKLKETGGGWDFVLNTVKQDKEWWKKAKIDLKGCGKFQKRGLHNEENLSIMFEDITSDGTDHWNPSTGIPPSSSAAIPDTIDIEAITDVDLLEDPQVPPSPAMPPSPSMPHSPFVPSTKKRLGKTIDDKHKKPRTAQVMQDEITQIKIIAKESQETVQSFIKNDDATSVASTMNEVLALGILEGSDEHYIATELFIKREQREMFLHMGVAARKDWLRRKFAMTYGK; encoded by the exons ATGTCTTCGAGCATGACTGCCGAGTGGGATGAAGAGAACACTAGGATCGTTACCTACTTGATGGTTACGCAAGTGCGGGCTGGAAATAGGCCAAACAAAATCTTGACCCCTAGTGCATTCGAGGAAGTGGCATTGCAATTCAAAGTGAGAACCGGATTGGACTACACGAGCAACCAAATGAAAAACATATGGGACAAGCTGAAAGCAGATTACGCTTTATTCAAGAAGCTCAAGCTAAAGGAGACCGGAGGGGGATGGGACTTTGTTCTCAACACTGTCAAACAAGATAAGGAGTGGTGGAAGAAAGCAAAAATT GACCTTAAAGGCTGCGGCAAGTTCCAAAAGCGTGGACTACacaatgaagaaaacttgagcattATGTTTGAGGACATCACCAGTGATGGCACAGACCATTGGAATCCTTCTACAGGCATACCTCCCTCCTCTAGTGCAGCAATACCAGATACCATTGATATTGAAGCCATCACAGATGTTGATTTGCTAGAAGATCCCCAAGTGCCACCTTCTCCTGCTATGCCACCTTCTCCTAGTATGCCACATTCTCCTTTCGTGCCATCAACGAAAAAGAGGCTTGGAAAAACCATTGATGACAAGCACAAGAAACCTAGGACTGCACAAGTGATGCAAGATGAGATTACACAGATTAAAATCATTGCTAAGGAGTCCCAAGAAACCGTTCAATCATTCATAAAgaatgatgatgccacttctgttgcCAGTACCATGAATGAAGTGCTTGCTCTTGGTATTTTAGAGGGTAGTGATGAACACTACATAGCGACTGAGTTATTCATCAAAAGAGAGCAAAGAGAGATGTTTCTACACATGGGTGTTGCCGCACGAAAAGATTGGCTTCGTAGGAAGTTTGCCATGACGTATGGGAAATAG